In Haloarcula salinisoli, a genomic segment contains:
- a CDS encoding cation:proton antiporter regulatory subunit encodes MTVYETDVPGVGKKFEVEIDSSERLVVLLHHDGKREVFHKPDPDADAERLFTLSGKLAREVGAILQGAYFQPVETDEVEVPLGEAIIEWLDVSEDGELVGETLGEANLRQRTGVSVIAIQRGSDTVPNPGPEETVTAGDILVTLGTREELAEFEALVESDDS; translated from the coding sequence ATGACCGTCTACGAGACCGACGTGCCGGGCGTCGGCAAGAAGTTCGAAGTGGAGATAGACAGCAGCGAACGGCTCGTCGTGCTGTTACACCACGACGGCAAGCGGGAGGTCTTCCACAAGCCCGACCCCGACGCGGACGCAGAGCGACTCTTTACTCTCTCGGGGAAGCTGGCCCGGGAGGTCGGCGCTATCCTCCAGGGGGCGTACTTCCAGCCCGTCGAGACCGACGAGGTGGAGGTGCCACTGGGCGAGGCCATCATCGAGTGGCTCGACGTGAGCGAGGACGGCGAGCTCGTCGGCGAGACGCTCGGTGAGGCGAACCTCCGCCAGCGGACCGGGGTTTCCGTCATCGCCATCCAGCGCGGTTCGGACACCGTTCCCAACCCCGGCCCGGAAGAGACGGTAACCGCAGGCGACATCCTCGTCACGCTCGGGACCCGTGAGGAGCTTGCCGAATTCGAAGCGCTCGTCGAGTCGGACGACAGCTGA
- a CDS encoding cation:proton antiporter, producing MAELLLEVGIALTAVALAGALANRVGLSVIPAYIVVGILVGPNPPSSVLGVSLNLVSDSEFIQVLAELGIVFLLFFLGLEFSVDQLLRDRGRISAAGGVDFAVNFGLGVVIGFAFGWTLLETLFLAGVVYISSSAVITKSLIEEGWIANDESGPILGTLVFEDILIAVYLAILAAVAGGGDLESAALSVGTAFLFLGGLTAVAWYGSGWLDRFFRTSSDELFILRIVGVTTLVAGAALALGVSEAVAAFFLGTGISQTAHVERIEHIVAPARDIFAAVFFFSIGLTTDVTLIAGVAALLAVAVVATTVGKFLSGTFSGRFYDLDRRRSLRVGLGLVPRGEFSLVIATLAAGIGTGRLATVLPAFTVGYVLVMSVLGSVLIQQADTITDALGAPSG from the coding sequence ATGGCCGAGCTGCTGCTCGAAGTCGGCATCGCGCTGACTGCCGTTGCACTCGCCGGTGCGCTCGCCAACCGCGTGGGGCTGTCGGTCATCCCCGCGTACATCGTCGTCGGTATCCTCGTCGGCCCGAACCCGCCCTCGTCGGTGCTCGGGGTCTCGCTCAATTTGGTCAGCGACAGCGAGTTCATCCAGGTGCTCGCGGAGCTCGGTATCGTCTTCCTGCTCTTTTTCCTCGGGCTGGAGTTCAGCGTCGACCAGCTGCTGCGCGACCGCGGGCGCATCAGCGCTGCCGGTGGCGTCGACTTCGCCGTCAACTTCGGTCTCGGCGTGGTCATCGGGTTCGCTTTCGGCTGGACGCTGCTTGAGACGCTGTTTCTGGCGGGCGTGGTCTACATCTCCTCCAGCGCCGTCATCACCAAGTCGCTCATCGAGGAGGGGTGGATCGCCAACGACGAGAGCGGCCCCATCCTCGGGACACTCGTCTTCGAGGATATCCTCATCGCCGTGTACCTCGCGATACTCGCGGCGGTTGCCGGCGGTGGCGACCTCGAATCGGCCGCGCTCTCGGTCGGTACCGCCTTTCTCTTTCTGGGCGGACTCACCGCCGTCGCGTGGTACGGCTCGGGCTGGCTCGACCGCTTCTTCCGGACCAGCTCCGACGAGCTGTTCATCCTCCGCATCGTCGGCGTGACCACGCTGGTCGCCGGTGCGGCCCTGGCACTGGGTGTCAGCGAGGCCGTCGCAGCCTTCTTCCTGGGTACCGGTATCAGCCAGACCGCCCACGTCGAGCGCATCGAGCACATCGTCGCACCTGCTCGGGACATCTTCGCGGCGGTGTTTTTCTTCAGTATCGGGCTCACGACCGACGTGACCCTCATCGCGGGCGTGGCTGCGTTGCTCGCGGTCGCGGTCGTCGCGACTACCGTCGGCAAGTTCCTCAGTGGGACGTTCTCGGGACGGTTCTACGACCTCGACCGGCGTCGCTCGCTGCGCGTGGGGCTGGGACTGGTCCCCCGCGGGGAGTTCTCGCTTGTCATCGCCACGCTGGCGGCCGGTATCGGAACCGGCCGACTAGCCACGGTCTTGCCGGCCTTTACCGTCGGCTACGTCCTCGTGATGAGCGTCCTCGGGTCGGTGTTGATACAGCAGGCCGACACCATCACTGACGCGCTGGGCGCGCCGTCCGGGTAG
- a CDS encoding HVO_0416 family zinc finger protein → MASAPRSDEMFDEFLSQRGHEVDDVGWEENYNKKQCPDCGGLHGSAASECSVCGWTPVN, encoded by the coding sequence ATGGCGAGCGCACCGAGATCCGACGAGATGTTCGACGAGTTCCTTTCGCAGCGCGGTCACGAGGTCGACGACGTTGGATGGGAGGAAAACTACAACAAGAAGCAGTGTCCCGACTGTGGCGGGCTACACGGGTCGGCCGCAAGCGAGTGCTCGGTGTGTGGCTGGACACCCGTAAACTGA
- a CDS encoding PadR family transcriptional regulator → MRIASRLTMSGDNLRRVTTGKTMGDRADERLTPLVGSTDPTAHGSASRDAIPESLLASVIDDIADGDVAVDDGLVTQSLDEILLAMIALSDDETHGTGLMEALSRQFDAQLSPGTVYPRLHDLEADDTLTVHELVQTKQYSIDDAETAASQIEEAAYRHFVIGMFLHASLDAV, encoded by the coding sequence ATGCGGATTGCGTCCAGATTAACGATGTCCGGAGACAACCTCCGTCGCGTGACGACGGGCAAGACGATGGGCGACCGAGCCGACGAGCGACTGACCCCCCTCGTCGGGTCGACCGACCCAACCGCCCATGGTAGCGCCAGTCGTGACGCCATCCCGGAGTCGCTGTTGGCTTCGGTCATCGACGATATCGCCGACGGCGACGTCGCCGTCGATGACGGGCTTGTGACCCAGAGTCTGGACGAAATCCTGCTCGCGATGATCGCGTTGTCGGACGATGAGACACACGGGACAGGGCTCATGGAGGCACTGTCGCGTCAGTTCGACGCGCAGTTGAGTCCGGGCACGGTGTATCCGCGTCTGCACGACCTCGAAGCGGATGACACGCTCACCGTTCACGAACTGGTGCAGACCAAACAGTACTCGATCGACGACGCCGAAACGGCAGCGTCACAGATCGAAGAAGCGGCATACAGGCATTTCGTCATCGGGATGTTCCTGCACGCGTCACTCGACGCTGTCTGA
- a CDS encoding winged helix-turn-helix domain-containing protein — MAEDKSIEEILDTIGDQHARRVLAAISREAQSAKDLAEQCDLSLPTVYRRIELLDEYDLVKDHTLVAEDGNHYKVYESNFESTVISLEDEEYKVRIYREENLPDRFSQLWDELNPE, encoded by the coding sequence GTGGCAGAGGACAAGAGCATCGAGGAAATCCTCGATACAATCGGTGACCAGCACGCCCGACGCGTGCTGGCCGCCATCAGTCGGGAGGCCCAATCTGCGAAAGACCTCGCCGAGCAGTGCGACCTCTCCCTACCGACCGTCTATCGACGTATCGAGCTACTGGACGAGTACGACCTGGTGAAAGACCACACGCTCGTCGCCGAGGACGGCAACCACTACAAGGTGTACGAGTCAAACTTCGAGTCGACGGTCATCTCGCTCGAAGACGAGGAGTACAAGGTCCGCATCTACCGCGAGGAGAACCTACCCGACCGATTCAGTCAGCTGTGGGACGAGCTAAACCCCGAATAA
- a CDS encoding DUF7521 family protein: protein MQSGVAVARGALVLMRMVVFGLTLGITLISFQAYRKRPSERLQYAFVGFAFISMGVAITSVITQLSTGQTGALADVFFQMAETIPFIIGFAMLYVSLYR from the coding sequence ATGCAAAGCGGGGTCGCTGTCGCGCGCGGGGCGCTCGTACTGATGCGGATGGTCGTGTTCGGGCTCACCCTCGGAATCACGCTCATCAGCTTCCAGGCCTACCGGAAACGCCCCTCCGAACGGCTCCAGTACGCCTTCGTCGGCTTCGCCTTTATCAGCATGGGCGTCGCCATCACCAGCGTCATCACGCAGCTCTCCACCGGCCAGACCGGGGCCCTTGCCGATGTATTCTTCCAGATGGCCGAGACGATTCCGTTCATCATCGGCTTTGCCATGTTGTACGTCTCGCTGTACCGGTAG
- a CDS encoding DUF7563 family protein produces MPECQNCGSFVTKDYVRVFTPSDTDDPRVCPACEDMIRDGAEIREARSPRQP; encoded by the coding sequence ATGCCAGAGTGCCAGAACTGTGGGTCCTTCGTAACGAAGGACTACGTCCGTGTGTTCACGCCGTCCGACACTGATGACCCCCGGGTCTGTCCCGCCTGTGAGGATATGATCCGGGACGGGGCGGAGATTCGAGAAGCACGTTCACCACGGCAACCGTAG
- a CDS encoding UvrD-helicase domain-containing protein codes for MTDSTTEVVRLFGGPGSGKTTALLDRVEELLEDDDVDFRDVLVVSYTRAAAAEIRERLAERLDVTPRALQGNVCTMHAKAYELLNLSRGDVVGESDKEEFCDEFGIEFEDEYEGSRRRSARSTTLGNKIIATSQWLQRTRRDVADWYDVPFKWDDEEVRLPPEIDDNAQTGNKYTPTWPTDDDRVDVPAAIRGWRTYKGDNDLTGFADMLERVAQRSLLPNVDYLIIDEFQDITTLQYDVYEEWKPHMKRVLIAGDDDQVVYAWQGADPDLLLEEDVTQDEILPNSYRLPSRILNVVNREVRHIEKRQEKDLNPRKEGGRVEAVQNPSMFDLARNVIGTVDQADETVMVLFRARYQMFQFIDEFIDEGIPFSCLTDQRMWTDRLSQYVAAIEAVENDEPLSVLEARRLADMLADSAFGTGERDDFFDALEDIEEDHEADDIAEIEIEPDVVTDHVPFVPDPASASDMLRKVTNFQERTVGAYFAGEYQGMDPNCVRLGTIHSAKGREADHVFVATDLTEKVVEQMAATVEKKGVEVPEVEEFTKHTSPVPTLTDNERRVFYVGMSRARERLVLMENLVDGAPTLPIDVLLENAPSERSIEELLDEAGEAVAAD; via the coding sequence ATGACTGATTCGACCACCGAGGTTGTCCGCCTGTTCGGTGGGCCGGGGAGCGGGAAGACGACTGCCCTGCTGGACCGAGTCGAGGAGCTGCTCGAAGACGACGACGTCGATTTCCGCGACGTACTGGTGGTTTCCTACACCCGTGCGGCGGCCGCCGAAATCCGTGAACGGCTGGCCGAGCGACTCGACGTGACCCCCCGAGCGCTGCAGGGGAACGTCTGTACGATGCACGCCAAGGCCTACGAACTACTCAATCTCTCGCGGGGCGACGTGGTCGGCGAGAGCGACAAGGAGGAGTTCTGTGACGAGTTCGGTATCGAGTTCGAGGACGAGTACGAGGGGTCACGGCGGCGGTCGGCCCGCTCGACGACACTCGGCAACAAGATCATCGCGACGAGTCAGTGGCTCCAGCGCACCCGCCGTGACGTCGCTGACTGGTACGACGTCCCGTTCAAGTGGGACGACGAGGAGGTCCGGCTTCCCCCCGAAATCGACGACAACGCCCAGACTGGGAACAAGTACACGCCGACGTGGCCCACCGACGACGACCGCGTCGACGTCCCCGCCGCTATCCGGGGCTGGCGGACCTACAAGGGCGACAACGACCTCACCGGCTTCGCCGACATGCTCGAACGTGTCGCCCAGCGCTCCCTGCTCCCGAACGTCGATTACCTCATCATCGACGAGTTCCAGGACATCACGACGTTGCAGTACGACGTCTACGAGGAGTGGAAACCCCACATGAAGCGGGTGCTCATCGCCGGCGACGACGACCAGGTCGTCTACGCCTGGCAGGGCGCCGACCCCGACCTCCTGCTCGAAGAAGACGTCACACAGGACGAGATTCTCCCCAACTCCTACCGGCTGCCCTCGCGCATTCTCAACGTCGTCAATCGCGAGGTCCGCCACATCGAGAAGCGCCAGGAGAAAGACCTCAACCCCCGCAAGGAGGGCGGCCGCGTCGAGGCGGTCCAGAACCCTTCGATGTTCGACCTGGCACGGAACGTCATCGGCACCGTCGACCAGGCCGACGAGACCGTGATGGTCCTCTTTCGGGCGCGCTACCAGATGTTCCAGTTCATCGATGAGTTCATCGACGAGGGCATCCCCTTCTCGTGTCTGACCGACCAGCGGATGTGGACCGACCGCCTGAGCCAGTACGTCGCCGCCATCGAGGCCGTCGAGAACGACGAGCCCCTCTCCGTGCTGGAGGCCCGCCGCCTGGCCGATATGCTCGCCGATTCGGCCTTCGGCACCGGCGAGCGCGACGACTTCTTCGACGCGCTGGAGGACATCGAGGAGGACCACGAGGCCGACGACATCGCCGAAATCGAGATCGAGCCCGACGTCGTCACCGACCACGTCCCCTTCGTCCCAGACCCCGCCTCCGCCAGCGATATGCTCCGGAAGGTCACCAACTTCCAGGAGCGCACCGTCGGCGCCTACTTCGCGGGCGAGTACCAGGGGATGGACCCCAACTGCGTCCGTCTGGGCACCATCCACTCCGCGAAGGGTCGCGAGGCCGACCACGTCTTCGTCGCCACCGACCTCACCGAGAAGGTCGTCGAGCAGATGGCCGCCACGGTCGAGAAAAAGGGTGTCGAGGTCCCCGAAGTAGAGGAGTTCACCAAACACACGAGCCCCGTGCCCACGCTGACCGACAACGAGCGCCGGGTCTTCTACGTCGGGATGTCCCGCGCCCGCGAACGACTCGTCCTCATGGAGAACCTCGTCGACGGCGCGCCGACCCTGCCCATCGACGTGTTGCTGGAGAACGCCCCCTCCGAGCGCTCTATCGAGGAACTGCTCGACGAGGCCGGCGAAGCCGTCGCCGCCGACTAA
- a CDS encoding DUF7533 family protein encodes MARGILETIGLAATLVLAIPIALFGAEHLIRGELLAGALYVGIAVGLVLVEEYLTTPTDVPGKVAEETVGKVVETEASDSENGE; translated from the coding sequence ATGGCACGGGGAATCCTGGAGACGATTGGGCTGGCTGCCACACTCGTTCTGGCCATCCCGATAGCGCTGTTCGGCGCGGAGCACCTGATTCGCGGGGAACTGCTCGCCGGAGCGTTGTACGTCGGCATCGCGGTCGGGCTGGTCCTCGTCGAGGAGTATCTCACGACGCCGACGGACGTACCGGGGAAGGTCGCGGAGGAGACAGTCGGGAAAGTGGTCGAGACCGAGGCGTCCGACTCCGAGAACGGCGAGTAA
- a CDS encoding metallophosphoesterase encodes MLVGIVSDTHDNGEQVDAAVEAFEERGVETVVHCGDFVAPFSVTPFDGDWDFYAVRGNNDGEWAVEATVDDFGTYMGEMGELTLDGQEVAVYHGTSGAIVDALVECGTYDYVFHGHTHEAGTEEYEGTVRVNPGGIAIPPAPGAFSVATLDTESGELEFHELE; translated from the coding sequence ATGCTAGTCGGCATCGTCTCGGACACGCACGACAACGGCGAACAGGTCGACGCAGCAGTCGAGGCGTTCGAAGAGCGGGGGGTCGAGACGGTCGTCCACTGTGGCGACTTCGTCGCGCCCTTCTCGGTGACGCCGTTCGACGGCGACTGGGACTTCTATGCGGTGCGGGGCAACAACGACGGTGAGTGGGCCGTCGAGGCCACCGTCGACGACTTCGGCACCTACATGGGCGAGATGGGCGAGCTCACGCTGGATGGGCAGGAAGTAGCGGTGTATCACGGTACCAGCGGGGCCATCGTCGACGCGCTGGTCGAGTGTGGCACCTACGACTACGTCTTCCACGGCCACACCCACGAGGCGGGGACCGAGGAGTACGAGGGGACGGTGCGGGTCAACCCCGGCGGGATTGCGATTCCGCCCGCGCCGGGCGCGTTCTCGGTCGCGACGCTGGACACCGAAAGCGGCGAACTAGAATTTCACGAACTGGAGTGA
- a CDS encoding transcriptional regulator has protein sequence MKANTLKITFKQRDDHRDAAEKRLRRAQAGETGEAVEQDVRFVLNFEEYGDVEQLMRERNLKLIEAIVEHQPESIQDAATVVDRDYRDVHRNLEELESLGVVEFEVDGQRKKPQLREGVENVDFSFQFPLHTAADAGASAD, from the coding sequence ATGAAAGCAAACACACTCAAAATCACGTTCAAGCAACGCGATGACCACCGCGACGCGGCTGAGAAGCGACTGCGGCGTGCCCAAGCGGGCGAAACCGGCGAGGCTGTCGAGCAGGACGTCCGGTTCGTCCTGAACTTCGAGGAGTACGGCGACGTCGAGCAGTTGATGCGCGAGCGGAACCTGAAGCTCATCGAAGCGATAGTCGAACACCAGCCCGAGAGCATCCAGGACGCCGCTACGGTCGTCGACCGTGACTACCGTGACGTCCATCGGAACCTCGAAGAGCTCGAATCACTGGGCGTCGTCGAGTTCGAAGTCGACGGACAGCGCAAGAAGCCCCAACTCCGCGAGGGTGTCGAGAACGTCGACTTCTCGTTTCAGTTCCCGCTGCACACGGCAGCAGATGCCGGCGCGTCAGCCGACTGA
- a CDS encoding toxin-antitoxin system TumE family protein, which produces MGYTVIEDVEDRVGETVIRRKILQTDDPQFPSGYRYALHYGYTDGRGTILRYDNENETPGRHERHTADGVEEIDFPGMLALRRQFVDEVESRQ; this is translated from the coding sequence ATGGGGTACACGGTTATCGAGGACGTCGAAGACCGTGTGGGCGAGACGGTCATCCGTCGGAAGATACTGCAGACGGACGACCCCCAGTTTCCGAGCGGCTATCGCTACGCGCTTCACTACGGCTACACCGACGGCCGGGGAACCATCCTACGCTACGATAACGAGAACGAGACGCCCGGACGCCACGAGCGCCACACGGCCGACGGTGTCGAGGAAATCGACTTCCCCGGAATGCTGGCGCTCCGGCGACAATTCGTCGACGAGGTGGAATCCCGACAATGA
- a CDS encoding tyrosine-type recombinase/integrase: MNSQQNAPDQHAQTLEPLAPAEAQSLYLQSRQDELADRSLQLHEKHVGSFVEWYTDKAGSEANMNDVTARTVHEYQLHIKGGFAQSTVSIYLSTVRQFVEFCESIDAVVGGTSQKIVLPDRDRNARTEMLESDDATAILSYLRKYHYASRTHALMALLWHTGIRTGTVRALDVNDLDAERERLRIRHRPDTDTPLKNTEKAERYIALSAEVSEILEDYADKARHGVTDDHDREPLFTTRQGRPAKNSIRRNIYAATRPCATGRGCPHNKDPDTCEAAQRTNDACKCPSTVSGHPVRRGAITHHLRQDVPEKVVSDRMNVSQDVLDEHYDRRTEDEKAEQRRQFLSNV, translated from the coding sequence ATGAACTCGCAACAGAACGCCCCGGACCAACACGCACAGACACTCGAACCACTGGCACCTGCGGAAGCACAATCACTCTATCTCCAGTCACGACAGGATGAGTTAGCCGACCGTTCACTCCAGCTCCACGAGAAGCACGTCGGGTCGTTCGTGGAGTGGTACACCGATAAGGCCGGGTCAGAGGCGAATATGAACGACGTGACGGCCCGTACTGTCCATGAGTATCAGCTGCACATCAAAGGCGGATTCGCTCAATCTACGGTAAGCATCTATCTCAGTACTGTCCGGCAATTCGTGGAGTTTTGTGAAAGTATAGATGCTGTAGTGGGCGGGACGTCTCAGAAAATCGTTCTCCCCGACCGCGACCGCAATGCTCGCACTGAAATGCTGGAATCAGACGACGCGACCGCGATACTGTCGTATCTACGCAAGTACCACTACGCAAGCCGTACGCACGCGCTCATGGCGCTCCTCTGGCACACGGGGATTCGGACGGGGACAGTACGGGCGCTTGATGTGAATGACTTAGACGCCGAACGCGAGCGTCTACGGATTCGCCATCGTCCCGATACGGATACGCCGCTGAAGAACACTGAGAAGGCCGAGAGATACATTGCACTCTCTGCCGAGGTGAGCGAAATTCTCGAAGACTACGCCGATAAGGCCCGCCACGGCGTAACTGACGACCACGACCGAGAACCGTTGTTTACCACCAGACAGGGTCGGCCAGCGAAGAACTCTATCAGACGGAATATCTACGCAGCTACGCGTCCCTGTGCGACGGGTCGAGGCTGTCCACATAACAAGGACCCAGATACCTGCGAAGCTGCACAGCGTACCAACGACGCCTGCAAATGTCCCTCTACAGTCTCGGGCCATCCTGTGCGACGTGGTGCTATTACCCATCACCTTCGTCAAGATGTACCCGAGAAGGTCGTTTCCGACCGTATGAACGTCTCGCAGGACGTTCTCGATGAACACTACGACCGTCGGACTGAAGACGAAAAGGCAGAGCAGCGGAGGCAATTCCTCTCTAACGTGTAG
- a CDS encoding type I restriction enzyme HsdR N-terminal domain-containing protein — translation MDRDEIDEYVQRCQQLIEASPQMDEENTKVKLIQPFLELLGWDLYSTEVALEYTIPMASGSTHVDYALLVGDSPVVFVEAKPVRSTLTDSEVQQLRSYMRQELDVDWGILTNGKSFEVLTKNHRGNGGEEVSVAQFNLDDLSDNPGVLELLTKESIRSGKSDEVAEQVAETNRAIRHLQENEDSVTKAVSEAVEKEVGELTIDLEEQSREFTQNLVSVLREQRHFVSDEPLSKPDKAARASGDKNETTHSTETPEDSISPVPDVSDFKTDTDKRFYKRLKNKSDSQPAVYRRLIRNEGKVSRPRFDELAEKEGFNPGGGGHNASLLVLERVTDEIERRGRGDDQVLVWVGEN, via the coding sequence ATGGACCGGGACGAGATTGACGAGTACGTCCAGCGGTGTCAGCAGCTTATCGAAGCCTCACCGCAGATGGACGAGGAAAACACGAAGGTCAAACTCATTCAGCCGTTTCTGGAACTCCTCGGGTGGGACCTCTACTCTACCGAAGTCGCGCTGGAATACACTATCCCGATGGCTTCAGGAAGTACGCACGTCGATTATGCTCTTCTCGTAGGGGATTCGCCTGTGGTCTTCGTTGAAGCCAAGCCAGTACGGTCTACCCTCACTGACAGCGAAGTTCAGCAGCTGCGGAGTTATATGCGACAAGAACTTGATGTGGACTGGGGAATTCTGACCAACGGAAAATCCTTCGAGGTTCTGACCAAGAACCACCGTGGCAACGGAGGAGAGGAGGTGTCTGTCGCTCAATTTAACCTCGATGACCTATCCGATAACCCCGGTGTGCTGGAACTACTTACGAAGGAGTCGATACGCTCAGGGAAATCGGACGAAGTCGCGGAGCAGGTCGCAGAGACAAACCGGGCAATCCGGCATCTACAAGAAAACGAAGACAGCGTCACTAAGGCTGTGAGCGAGGCGGTCGAAAAAGAGGTTGGAGAACTTACGATTGACCTCGAAGAACAGTCGCGGGAGTTCACACAGAACCTCGTCTCTGTCCTACGAGAACAGCGTCACTTCGTTAGTGATGAACCTCTATCCAAACCCGATAAGGCCGCGAGAGCATCCGGGGACAAAAACGAAACCACACACAGCACCGAAACACCAGAGGATAGTATCTCTCCAGTGCCAGATGTCTCTGATTTCAAGACAGATACGGACAAGCGGTTTTATAAACGGCTCAAAAACAAGTCAGATTCACAGCCTGCAGTTTACAGGAGATTAATTAGAAATGAGGGAAAAGTATCACGACCAAGATTTGATGAATTAGCAGAAAAAGAGGGATTCAATCCGGGTGGTGGGGGACACAATGCCTCTCTGCTGGTCTTGGAAAGAGTAACAGACGAAATCGAACGCCGAGGGAGGGGTGATGACCAAGTCCTTGTCTGGGTGGGTGAAAATTGA